From the genome of Triticum urartu cultivar G1812 unplaced genomic scaffold, Tu2.1 TuUngrouped_contig_4533, whole genome shotgun sequence:
TGATGCGCCGTGGGGCGTGGCCGCCTGGCCGATCGGCTGCTGCGTACGCACGTCCTAGTTTGACCTTGTGTCTTCCTTCTGCCATCGTCGCCTTGCTCGATACTATCGGTCAGCCAGGCACCCAGCCGTCGCCGCCCTGTTGCCTTTCCATGTGCGTGCGATCGGGATTCTGATATATTTTTTTAAAAAGTATTGGGATCGTAATTGGGAGACGAGAGTTAGGGAAATGAACTGGCGTGCTGCAGGGGCTCCGTGCGTGGCTGCTAGAATGGGCTGGCTAGAGTGTGTTTTTTACTGGGCCTTCTACTTTTCACATATATGTACACATATAACTTGCTGGATTGGGGGGCCCCAAAATTTTGGGGCCCTGTGCGGTCGGCCAATTTGGCCTCCCTGTGCGGTCGGAATATTGATAGTGGTAGCTTTTCAATGTTAGCTTTTCCAAATCAAGGGTTTTATAGTGGTAGCATTCTGCAATTAACTTGCTATACTAAGAAGGATGAGGGAAGCCTAGGAGAGCCGCCAACTCCAATTGAAGGAAGACGCGACGTTTTATTAATCCCCAACGAGAAAATGCacattgttttctttttttttcctaTCAAATCGGTCATAACCATTGCCTACATTTCACAAAATAGTACAAACGAATAGGCCTGTGATTCCGTACAAAGACACGACGACCCTCTTCGGAAAAAAAATCATGAGATGGAAGTATAAATATAATATTCTTAGCTACATCTTGTGAAGATTGTAAATGGAGGAAAGGTCCATTTGGGACTCTTGTAGGGGGCACATAGCCTCGTGTTAGCCTGCATGATTAACCAGCTAGCTGCCGCTAACGGTGAAAGCTAGCCAGGATTACGACCCCCTCTCCCTATGAATCTATGATCAGCTGGGTGTATTTGTCCTACGCCCCAAACAGCAGGCGAAGGTGGTTCACTAGGAAGGACAGGGACGCAGCTAGCTGGAAGCAAAATTCCAAATTTGCAGGACCGAGAATCTCAGCCTTGCGTCCTTGTGGCAATCAACCAAGCAATGCTGGGTGGAGGGACATCGATCCTCCAAATAAAGAACACGGGGATGTTGGAACATTATTGTTCTTGCTGGTCCCACTGCCAAGTCAGATTTATCAATGTAGGATGGATCTTTGACAGGGATAAGGTTGTGTGCCTTTGTGTCTTGttttttttttgttgttgttgttgagaACTTTGTGTCTTGTATTGTACTATATGCTATATACCCACTTCTACGTTGAAAAAATTGAGTGGACGGACGGCCGAGTCCCACACAAAGAAATTCTTAGTACCTAGCAACCATTGTTAAAATGCCGGCGGAAATGATCTACCTACATTATTTTTTAAATATCGCTTgtgaattttattttatttttactATTTGTAGTTTCGTGATTCTTCAAATCGGCATATCCGACTCTCTTGTCTTTCACCCCTTCTCATCTCTGCTGCTCATCTTGTGGGCACACAAATCTCCTTCCAACTCGCATATGTGctatggagatcatgatgatgattTATAATAAGAACTCATGAAAATAGAATGTCATATCAATTCAGTGTGCATTCCAATTTGGCGATGATGCTCCGAACCAAATGTCACAAATCCTACCTTCAAAATTCATTCTTGCCCCCCTTTACCGCACCAAACAAATGGACGGGAACAGAATAAATCCAAAATTTGAGCGGGTCCTCTTTTTTCTGAGAAATACTAACTGACGAACGTCCCTGGGAGGGGATGGCAAACGGATGTTTTTAAGACATTTTTTGGTGGCAGGAGATGGCAAATTCTGCCCGTTTTTACCGCAAAATTCTCTTCTTTTCAAAAACTGTCATGCATATCTGAATAAATTGTCATGTGTCTCTGAAGAAACTGTCGGTAAAAATGTTCACAAATGTCACCCCTCCCTCCCAGCGAACGTTCGCCAGCTATTGCAGTCCTTTTTTTTTGCCACATCAAACATCTTTTCGAAAAAAATTAAAAAGAAGAAAAAGCTCTGTAACAATCTTTGCTTATTACTTTGCCAAATAAATATCCACATTAAAGACGATGCACATATCTGAACTGATAAATTGGCAGTAAATAAGTTTCCAAATATACTGAATAAATGCAATCATCACTGACTAATGATGCTCCAAATGTCGCCCTATGCTCCTCCTCAATGTCGCCGTCTCTTTCTCCCCCTTCTCGCAACAGAATCAAACAGAGGAGCCACCAAGATCCCATCTATAAATACCGCCACCTCCGCCGATCGTCTTCCACCGCCGATTTGTCTCCACCCATCAGCTGCCGCCCTCACTCCTCTCCGCCGGCCCGCCCGTTCAGAGGGACGAAATGGCCGTGTCGACGGAGCTGCCGGAGGCCGGGTCCCCGCAGGGGACGGAGGCGACGGCGCCGCCTCCTCCCGGCCTGCGGTACAACTCGCCGCTGGTCCAGGTGTCGCTGATCGGGCTGGTGTGCTTCTGCTGCCCGGGCATGTTCAACGCGCTGTCCGGGCTGGGCGGAGGCGGGCAGTTCGACCACACCACGGCCGACAACGCCAACACGGCGCTCTACGCTTGCTTCGCCGTCTTCGGCGTCCTCGGCGGCGCCGCCCACAACCTGCTCGGCCCGCGCCTCACGCTGCTCCTGGGCTCCCTCACCTACCCGCTCTACGCCGCCTCCTTCCTCTACTACAACCACCACAAGTCCCAGACGTTCCCCATCACGGCGGGCGCCCTGCTCGGCGCCGGCGCGGGCCTGCTCTGGGCGGCGCAGGGCGCCATCATGACATCGTACCCGCCGCCCAACCGCCGGGGCAGCTACATCTCGCTCTTCTGGTGCCTCTTCAACCTGGGCGGCGTCCTGGGGGGGCTCCTCCCCTTCTCCTTCAACTACAGCCGCACCGACGCCGGCAGCGTGAACGACGCCACCTACGGGGCCTTCATCGGCTTCATGCTCCTGGGCGCGGCGCTCACCTTCCTCGTCCTCCCGCCCGCCAAGATCGTCCGCGACGACGGCACGCGCGCCACCAGGGTCACCTACTCCTCCGTGTCCACCGAGGGGTGGGAGATCCTCAAGCTCTTCACCAACTGGAAGATGCTGCTCATCCTGCCGGCCGCATGGGCCAGCAACTTCTTCTACACCTACCAGTTCAACAACGTCAATGGCCTCCTCTTCACGCTCCGGACCAAGGGCCTCAACAACGTTTTCTACTGGGGCGCGCAGATGATCGGCTCCGCCGGCATCGGATACTTCCTCGACTTCGGCTTCGCCAGCCGCAGGAAGCGGGGCCTCATGGgcgtcgccgccgtcgccctgCTCGGCACCGCCATCTGGGCCGGCGGCCTCGCAAACCAGCTCAGGTACCTCGACGGCGAGTTCCCCGACAAGATCGACTTCAAGGAGGGCCGCCGCTACGCCGGCCCGTTCCTGCTCTACTTCAGCTACGGCCTCATGGACGCCATCTTCCAGAGCCTCATCTACTGGATCATCGGCGCACTCGCCAACGACTCCCAGATCCTCAGCAGGTACCTACACACTCTTCATTTCTTATCATGTGTGTGATGAATTCAGTTCCTCACTGATTTTGATTTTGGATTGGCAACTAGTAGTACTCCAACATGATAGGTATGGAGTAGTAATGACTAATCTTAACCTTGTTTCAGATATAATACTACACTTAAATTGATTAACTGTTAAGTTAGTATTAGCACGGATAAATAGGATTCTTTAAATTTGTAGTGCTGAATTTAGCTGTAGAATCCACTGTTTGATAGAAGAAGAAGATCTCACTCTCTTCTTCTTCTGATGGTTCTCACTCTGTTTTGTAGCAGCAGACTCTGCTTTAGGAAAGTTTCAAAGTacactagtactccctccgtccggaaatacttgtcatcataatggataaaaggggatgtatctagatgtattttagttctagatacatatctttttatccattttgatgacaagtattttcggacggagggagtactagataagACACTCCATAAACTTTGGAGGGGGAGTCCACTGACTTCACACGGCTAGATTTGATATTAAAATGCATGAAAACATGGCATCTGAATCATCATCCCTGTTGAAAGGGGGTCATCTTTTTCGTGTAAAATACCATGAGTACCATGAGTCCATGACCATGACGGCAGATACTAGTTAAGGCAAAAGGATGCCTTGACTTCTGAACTCTGCcctcttccaaaatctgattacAGGGGAAGCAACATTTCAGTCTCACTTTTTCCCCTTTTGGAATTAGATGTCAGAGTCTTGTTTGCTGCTGTCTGAAACTGAAACCTAGTGTTATCCATCTTCAGAAATTCTTGCCCAGTTTAATGCATCACAAAATCTGCCGATGCTGATAGAAATGTGCTTACAACATTAAATTTGATTCTTTATCAGTTGTGATGGATATCTTATCCAGCTACCTTTTCTTTCTCTTTACAACAACATTTCTCTCCATAGGCTGGTCTTGCTTATAAAATGAACTAAAATGGACCGTACTAGTTAAAATGAACCACATGCCTTGACTTTGGATGCCTTGTGGATTTAGATGCCAGAGTCTCTCCTGTTTGCTGTCTGAAACCTAATGCTCTCCAGCTACAGAATTATTATCCAATCTGCCGGTTATCGCTAGAATTGTGGTTACAACATAAAGAATAAATTTTAAGGATACCTGATAGGTTGTGATGGATAGGATAAGGTTCTTATCCAGACACCTCTTCCTTCTCTTTAGAATAATTTCTGTAGGCTGGTCCTTGAAAACAAACTGAAATGCTCCTGTGTGTGTGTGAAGAGGCCTTGGTGTGTAGGTAATACTTTCTCAAGTCTGAACAGTCTCATGCGTCATTCTTATCATGCTGTTTCCTCCTGCATTTGCTATTCCTTTCAAGTACTACAAGGTGGGCATACTCATGCATAATGCATTTGGTGTTGGCGTTGGTCAATAAAATTGCTCTTCTGAACAAAAGTGTATGCAATTGGTGTTGGTCAATACGTATATCAAGTAGCTGTCTGAATAAAATTTCAACTTCTGTTGCAGATACGTTGGGTTCTACAAGGGGGTTCAGAGCGCAGGAGCAGCCGTGGCATGGCAGGTCGACACCCACAAGACGTCTCTGCTGTCGCAGCTGATCGTCAACTGGGGGCTGTGCACCGTCAGCTACCCGCTGCTCGCCGTCCTGGTGCTCCTGGCCGTGAAGGACGAGGACTACTCGGTGTCCAACGTCGACGACGGCGGCAAGGAGAAAGAGACCAAGATGGCCGCGCCGTCAAGCTTCCACTGAGAGGATACATTTCAGTTATTCATCCGCGTGTTCGCCTGCCGCGATATCTCTCGAGTACAATGGTTTAGACCGCGGTGTAGGCGTGAGTGCTCGCTGCTCGACGATGGCTGAGCAATCTTCGTGTTGTGTCAGATTGTGTTACTCCAGTGTGTGTGTGGTTCATGGCGGTGGTGGTGTTCCTTGGTAACATCATGTGATAATTTTTTTTCTCTGTTTTCATTGTCTTCAGTTCAGTTGAGCTGCAGTATACAGTACAGTATACGGTTTCATTGCTTGTTCAAACCGCTCTGTCAATCAAGAAATGGTAATCAGTTCTGTGTTGCGCGCTTCTCTTCTTCCGTGCGATTTCCGGCTCGTATTTGAGCGAACGGAAACGAAATTGTGAACTGCAGATAGATAGTTCTGCATTTTCTGAATTTTCTGTCAGTCTGGAGTAGGCATATCTTGAGTATATGGATAGAAAGCATATCTTGTGCTATATCCGGTTCATATTTGAGCTACTGGAAACCGAATCCTCAACTGCAGACAGCTATTTCTGCGTTTTCTGAATTTGCAGGCACATGTTGAGCATATGGATAGGAAGTCAGATTAAGCATGCTCTTGGAATTCCATGGCGTGCTGGTTCGTATTTGAGCTCATGGAAACGGAATTCTGAACTGCAGATAGCTAGTTCTGCGTTTTCTGAATTTTCATGCAGTCTGAAGTAGGCATATCTGGCTGCAATTTTCAGGCAGTTGGGAGTAGGCACATCTTGAGCATATGGGTAGGAAGCAGCAAATGTTATAATGCTACAGTACAGACAATCTTCCCtcgaaaagaaaaataaatacaAACGATGTGTTATATTTGCCATTTCTTATAACCACTCTTTGGCTAGCTAATATACTCTGAATACAAGCAATCTTGTTTACCTGAAATGTGTTTGAAAAACTGAGTACAGGCAATCTTCTGTACTTATTTAATATGTTTGAAAAATTGAGTGCAAGCAATCTTCTGTACTTGAAATATGTTTGAGAATTTTGGCCCGCTGCTTATATAGCTAATAAAAAAAGGGATTGCCGAGCATATTTGTCATATGCTTGCTTAGCTAGTCGGTGGCATTTTTAATCATTAATCCTGGAGTTTGTATGCTATATGTGCATGCCGCACATGTTACCACCACGACACGAGGCAGCTCATGCCTCTCGTGCGCTGGGTGTGCTTCCATTTGGGCACGCACACTCAGCTGACTGCCCACTTAAGAGGTGGAATGCAGACGCTCCGGTTGGTATTTCAGCTGGTGGAAGTGGAATTCTGAGCTGCAGATAGTAGATAATCCCGCGTCTTCTGAATTTTCAGGCGGTCTGGAGTAGGCATGTCTTGAGCATATGGATAGGAAAACGCGCATTCAGTTTCAGCATATGCTCTTTGAATTCCACGGCGCACCGTCAAACGATATTTTATCATGCTACAGACAATCTTCCCTTGAAAAGAAAAACAAATACCAAACGATATGCTTTTTCTTTCTGAGGATACTAAACGATATGTGATGCTTTTCCATTGTGATAACTACTGTATTTGGCAATCTAAAAAAAAACTACTGTGTTTGGCTAGCTAATATACTCTGAATACAAGCAACCTTGCAGTGAACAGAGAGCATGTAATGTAGGCAGCACCAAATGCTGTCGGGCCTTGCAGTCAACTTACAGTCATGCACGTGCGCATATCATCGTCAAAGGTGCCATGTACAGTTAAATTGGAAAAGTATCAAAAATCTGCAACACATAAATAAACAGAGTAGAAAATAAAAAGATTGCCAGGgtaaaaaaaaaagaaaaagattGCCCAGCATATTTGACATATGCGCGCTTGGCTAGACGGTGGCCTCACTCATTAATCCTTGAGTTTGTATGCTGAGTGTGCATGCCGCACACGGAACCACCACAGCACGAGTCACCTCACGGCGCTCGTGTGCTTGGTGTGCCTCCATTCTGGCACGCCTACTGAGCTCACTGCTCACTTAAGAGGTGGTTCTCAAACCACTGAGTGGCCGAGGTGGGACTAAAGAACAAGCAAACTCTGGCCATTCCCATTCGTGAGGAGGGGCTGAGGTCTGATGGCTGTGGGCTGCGAGCAGCTGCTGCTGGGCTGGGCCGCATGGAGGAATGGTAAGGTAAGCTGGGTCCGCGAGAAATTCGGTCTTCACAGGTTTTTTTATTCGGATTCATACCGGAGTAAGCACTGCAGTAATTTTGATTGCCTCACTGCTCTGGATGTGCACATCAAGAGAGCGGTAATA
Proteins encoded in this window:
- the LOC125527964 gene encoding UNC93-like protein 1, giving the protein MAVSTELPEAGSPQGTEATAPPPPGLRYNSPLVQVSLIGLVCFCCPGMFNALSGLGGGGQFDHTTADNANTALYACFAVFGVLGGAAHNLLGPRLTLLLGSLTYPLYAASFLYYNHHKSQTFPITAGALLGAGAGLLWAAQGAIMTSYPPPNRRGSYISLFWCLFNLGGVLGGLLPFSFNYSRTDAGSVNDATYGAFIGFMLLGAALTFLVLPPAKIVRDDGTRATRVTYSSVSTEGWEILKLFTNWKMLLILPAAWASNFFYTYQFNNVNGLLFTLRTKGLNNVFYWGAQMIGSAGIGYFLDFGFASRRKRGLMGVAAVALLGTAIWAGGLANQLRYLDGEFPDKIDFKEGRRYAGPFLLYFSYGLMDAIFQSLIYWIIGALANDSQILSRYVGFYKGVQSAGAAVAWQVDTHKTSLLSQLIVNWGLCTVSYPLLAVLVLLAVKDEDYSVSNVDDGGKEKETKMAAPSSFH